One region of Anaeromyxobacter paludicola genomic DNA includes:
- the hypD gene encoding hydrogenase formation protein HypD, giving the protein MASPAELAQQLKFRDPEKARALAAALQREVDAIGRDEITIMHVCGSHEQSIARFGIRAVLPRQISLIMGPGCPVCVTDAPEIDEGVALAKQGCRVLTYGDMLKVPGTVKSLGDAQADGGKVDIVYGVEQALEIARAHPDEEVVFFSSGFETTAVATAAAILRGLPKNLSVLSAHKYVPPAMEIVAGMPGSKVEAFLAAGHAAIITGCDCFRPMAQKYRMPIVVTGFEPLDVLAAILKTVEMIRHGEHDVANCYPRCVTGPGNLPAQKMLWQVFEPVGGQWRGIAVIPDGNLRLKAEFAAVDARRRFDIDVRSLWDYAPPKLAERCICGEIMAGFKSPKDCALFGKECLPESPVGACMVSSEGTCKIWHQYGGVPDLKEVG; this is encoded by the coding sequence ATGGCCTCCCCCGCCGAGCTGGCGCAGCAGCTCAAGTTCCGGGATCCCGAGAAGGCCCGCGCCCTCGCCGCCGCGCTGCAGCGCGAGGTGGACGCCATCGGCCGCGACGAGATCACCATCATGCACGTGTGCGGCAGCCACGAGCAGTCGATCGCCCGCTTCGGCATCCGCGCCGTCCTGCCGCGCCAGATCTCGCTCATCATGGGCCCGGGCTGCCCGGTCTGCGTCACCGACGCCCCGGAGATCGACGAGGGCGTGGCCCTCGCGAAGCAGGGCTGCCGCGTCCTCACCTACGGCGACATGCTCAAGGTGCCGGGCACGGTGAAGTCGCTCGGCGACGCCCAGGCCGACGGCGGCAAGGTGGACATCGTCTACGGCGTCGAGCAGGCGCTCGAGATCGCGCGGGCCCACCCCGACGAGGAGGTGGTCTTCTTCTCCTCCGGCTTCGAGACCACCGCGGTGGCCACCGCCGCCGCCATCCTGCGCGGCCTGCCGAAGAACCTCTCGGTGCTCTCGGCCCACAAGTACGTGCCGCCGGCGATGGAGATCGTGGCCGGCATGCCGGGCTCCAAGGTCGAGGCCTTCCTCGCCGCCGGGCACGCCGCCATCATCACCGGGTGCGACTGCTTCCGCCCCATGGCGCAGAAGTACCGGATGCCGATCGTGGTCACCGGCTTCGAGCCGCTCGACGTGCTCGCGGCCATCCTCAAGACGGTCGAGATGATCCGCCACGGCGAGCACGACGTCGCCAACTGCTACCCGCGCTGCGTCACCGGGCCGGGCAACCTGCCGGCCCAGAAGATGCTGTGGCAGGTGTTCGAGCCGGTGGGCGGCCAGTGGCGCGGCATCGCCGTCATCCCCGACGGCAACCTGCGGCTCAAGGCCGAGTTCGCCGCGGTGGACGCGCGCCGCCGCTTCGACATCGACGTGAGGTCGCTCTGGGACTACGCGCCGCCCAAGCTCGCCGAGCGCTGCATCTGCGGCGAGATCATGGCTGGCTTCAAGTCGCCCAAGGACTGCGCCCTCTTCGGCAAGGAGTGCCTGCCCGAGTCGCCGGTGGGCGCCTGCATGGTCTCCTCCGAGGGCACCTGCAAGATCTGGCACCAGTACGGCGGCGTCCCGGACCTGAAGGAGGTGGGGTAG
- the hypF gene encoding carbamoyltransferase HypF, with protein sequence MAIRGTVQGVGMRPFVFRVAGACRIRGRVRNDARGVTIEAFGAPADLDAFLARLEADKPPAARFDAVEVAPIPAEPAPDFRIVESEGTGASAELRVSIPADLATCPDCLRELADPANKRHRYPFTNCTNCGPRFTIARGVPYDRPLTTMAAFPLCPDCRREYETPTDRRFHAEPNACPVCGPHLTLLAPGGAPLADRDAALRQAGRALADGKILAVKGLGGFHLACDATSAEAVATLRARKHREEKPLAVMVPDLDAAEALAHLTDADRELLASVERPIVLARRREPSPLAAGIAPATPLVGLLLPYAPLHHLLLAEAGRPLVMTSANLSEEPIAYRNAEALERLGGICDLFLVHDREIETRCDDSVARVVAGRPLVMRRSRGYVPRAVPAPARFERPVLACGAHLKNTFCIGLGDAAWLGPHIGDLENLETTESFESAVARLERFLETRPALLAHDLHPQYLSTAYALRRAAELGIPAVGVQHHHAHVAAGMAEHGLEGPVLGLAWDGTGFGPDGSSWGGELLLAGYAGYERLATLRPLPLAGADTAVRQPWRVALAALDDAFDGAPPLEALPLFRGLPPAEVELVRRMIRGGFNSPLAHGAGRWFDAAGALVLGRARARHEGQVAMALEGAADPAERGAYPFRIDDGRAPWELDLRPAVRALVEDLLAGAPAPAVAARFHETLAAAAAALVRRAARERGGLPVVASGGCFQNARLAERLLGNLAPDFRVYLHGHIPPGDGGIALGQAVVAQAVSTQDPGQRPGGRRS encoded by the coding sequence GTGGCGATCCGCGGGACGGTGCAGGGCGTCGGCATGCGCCCCTTCGTCTTCCGCGTGGCCGGCGCCTGCCGGATCCGGGGCCGCGTCCGCAACGACGCCCGCGGGGTGACCATCGAGGCCTTCGGCGCTCCGGCCGACCTCGACGCCTTCCTGGCCCGGCTCGAGGCCGACAAGCCGCCCGCGGCCCGCTTCGACGCGGTCGAGGTCGCCCCCATCCCGGCGGAGCCGGCGCCCGACTTCCGCATCGTGGAGAGCGAGGGCACCGGCGCCTCGGCCGAGCTCCGCGTCTCCATCCCCGCCGACCTCGCCACCTGCCCGGACTGCCTGCGCGAGCTCGCCGACCCGGCGAACAAGCGCCACCGCTACCCGTTCACCAACTGCACCAACTGCGGCCCGCGCTTCACCATCGCCCGCGGCGTCCCCTACGACCGGCCGCTCACCACCATGGCGGCGTTCCCGCTCTGCCCCGACTGCCGGCGCGAGTACGAGACCCCCACCGACCGCCGCTTCCACGCCGAGCCCAACGCCTGCCCGGTGTGCGGCCCGCACCTCACCCTGCTCGCGCCCGGCGGCGCGCCGCTCGCGGACCGCGACGCCGCCCTCCGCCAGGCCGGCCGCGCCCTCGCGGACGGCAAGATCCTGGCCGTGAAGGGGCTGGGCGGGTTCCACCTCGCCTGCGACGCCACGAGCGCGGAGGCGGTCGCGACCCTGCGCGCCCGCAAGCACCGCGAGGAGAAGCCGCTCGCGGTGATGGTCCCCGACCTCGACGCCGCCGAGGCGCTCGCGCACCTCACCGACGCCGACCGGGAGCTCCTCGCCTCGGTGGAGCGCCCCATCGTCCTCGCCCGGCGCCGCGAGCCCTCCCCGCTCGCCGCCGGCATCGCCCCCGCCACCCCGCTCGTCGGGCTGCTCTTGCCGTACGCGCCGCTCCACCACCTCCTGCTCGCCGAGGCGGGCCGTCCGCTGGTGATGACCTCGGCGAACCTCTCCGAGGAGCCGATCGCCTACCGCAACGCCGAGGCGCTCGAGCGGCTCGGCGGGATCTGCGACCTCTTCCTGGTCCACGACCGCGAGATCGAGACCCGCTGCGACGACTCGGTGGCCCGCGTCGTGGCCGGCCGGCCGCTGGTGATGCGCCGCTCCCGCGGCTACGTGCCCCGGGCGGTCCCGGCGCCGGCGCGCTTCGAGCGCCCGGTGCTCGCCTGCGGCGCCCACCTCAAGAACACCTTCTGCATCGGCCTCGGCGACGCCGCCTGGCTCGGCCCGCACATCGGCGACCTCGAGAACCTCGAGACCACCGAGAGCTTCGAGTCGGCCGTGGCGCGGCTGGAGCGCTTCCTCGAGACCCGGCCCGCGCTCCTCGCCCACGACCTCCACCCGCAGTACCTCTCCACGGCCTACGCGCTGCGGCGCGCGGCCGAGCTCGGGATCCCGGCCGTCGGCGTGCAGCACCACCACGCCCACGTCGCCGCCGGCATGGCGGAGCACGGGCTCGAGGGCCCGGTCCTCGGCCTCGCCTGGGACGGGACCGGCTTCGGGCCCGACGGCTCGAGCTGGGGCGGCGAGCTGCTCCTCGCGGGCTACGCCGGCTACGAGCGGCTCGCGACCCTGCGCCCCCTGCCCCTCGCCGGCGCCGACACCGCCGTGCGCCAGCCCTGGCGCGTGGCCCTGGCGGCCCTCGACGACGCCTTCGACGGCGCGCCGCCGCTGGAGGCGCTCCCGCTCTTCCGCGGGCTGCCGCCGGCCGAGGTGGAGCTGGTGCGGCGGATGATCCGCGGCGGCTTCAACAGCCCCCTCGCCCACGGCGCCGGGAGGTGGTTCGACGCCGCGGGCGCGCTCGTGCTCGGGCGCGCCCGCGCCCGCCACGAGGGGCAGGTGGCGATGGCGCTGGAGGGGGCCGCCGACCCGGCCGAGCGCGGCGCCTACCCGTTCCGGATCGACGACGGGCGCGCGCCCTGGGAGCTCGACCTGCGCCCCGCCGTCCGCGCGCTGGTGGAGGACCTCCTCGCCGGCGCGCCCGCGCCCGCGGTGGCCGCGCGCTTCCACGAGACCCTCGCCGCCGCCGCCGCCGCCCTGGTGCGCCGGGCCGCGCGGGAGCGGGGCGGCCTGCCGGTCGTGGCCTCGGGCGGCTGCTTCCAGAACGCCCGGCTCGCGGAGCGGTTGCTGGGGAATCTCGCGCCCGATTTTCGGGTATACCTGCACGGGCACATCCCGCCGGGCGACGGCGGGATCGCGCTCGGGCAGGCGGTGGTCGCGCAGGCCGTTTCCACGCAGGACCCCGGGCAGCGCCCCGGCGGCAGGAGGTCGTGA
- the hypB gene encoding hydrogenase nickel incorporation protein HypB, producing the protein MCTTCGCGDTELVPVELHDKILAGNDRQAAHNREHFLGHGVLALNLMGSPGAGKTAVLEATSRFAEGRLKLSAVSADLATDNDARRLEKAGIPSKAITTFQACHLDAAMVHHALDGFPWDRSDVFFIENVGNLVCPAIYDLGQAANVVALSVTEGEDKPIKYPVMFQKADLVLVTKCDLVPHLDIDLARIDDAISRVMPNPKVLRVSARTGEGLAEWFAWLEEQRRPIVQGKGAHMHGHAHSHEHTHSHEHTHADGTVHSHPHAHVHEHPHEHGEAKAEEHQHEREAGHAHDPAEKHEHRH; encoded by the coding sequence ATGTGCACGACCTGCGGCTGCGGTGACACCGAGCTCGTCCCGGTGGAGCTCCACGACAAGATCCTGGCCGGCAACGACCGGCAGGCGGCGCACAACCGGGAGCACTTCCTCGGCCACGGCGTGCTGGCGCTGAACCTCATGGGCTCGCCGGGCGCCGGCAAGACGGCGGTGCTGGAGGCCACGAGCCGCTTCGCCGAGGGGCGGCTGAAGCTCTCGGCGGTGTCGGCCGACCTCGCCACCGACAACGACGCCCGCCGCCTCGAGAAGGCCGGCATCCCGTCGAAGGCCATCACCACCTTCCAGGCCTGCCACCTCGACGCGGCGATGGTGCACCACGCCCTCGACGGCTTCCCCTGGGACCGCTCCGACGTCTTCTTCATCGAGAACGTGGGCAACCTCGTCTGCCCGGCCATCTACGACCTCGGCCAGGCGGCCAACGTGGTGGCGCTCTCGGTGACCGAGGGCGAGGACAAGCCCATCAAGTACCCGGTGATGTTCCAGAAGGCCGATCTCGTGCTGGTCACCAAGTGCGACCTCGTGCCGCACCTCGACATCGACCTCGCCCGGATCGACGACGCCATCTCCCGCGTCATGCCGAACCCCAAGGTGCTGCGCGTCTCGGCCCGCACCGGGGAGGGGCTGGCCGAGTGGTTCGCGTGGCTCGAGGAGCAGCGCCGGCCTATCGTCCAGGGGAAGGGAGCGCACATGCACGGGCACGCCCATTCCCACGAGCACACCCACTCGCACGAGCACACGCACGCGGACGGGACGGTGCACAGCCACCCGCACGCGCACGTGCACGAGCACCCGCACGAGCACGGCGAGGCGAAGGCCGAGGAGCACCAGCACGAGCGCGAGGCCGGGCACGCCCACGACCCGGCGGAGAAGCACGAGCACCGGCACTGA
- a CDS encoding HypC/HybG/HupF family hydrogenase formation chaperone, with protein MCLGVPGKVLAIDGMNATVDFFGVKKELRLDVVDEPVSVGDYVLNHVGFAIRRIPPDEVGETLAMFDQILKDVAQDDLMAADVIGEMAAGKEKA; from the coding sequence ATGTGTCTCGGCGTTCCCGGTAAGGTCCTCGCCATCGACGGCATGAACGCCACGGTGGACTTCTTCGGGGTCAAGAAGGAGCTCCGGCTCGACGTGGTGGACGAGCCGGTGTCGGTGGGCGACTACGTGCTCAACCACGTCGGCTTCGCCATCCGGCGCATCCCGCCCGACGAGGTGGGCGAGACCCTCGCCATGTTCGACCAGATCCTGAAGGACGTGGCCCAGGACGACCTCATGGCCGCCGACGTGATCGGCGAGATGGCCGCCGGCAAGGAGAAGGCCTGA
- a CDS encoding DUF3373 domain-containing protein, translating to MPRPIAALLALTALTSLAGAPLARAEDAQQQKIDDLTKKVEALEQRVKKDEDKSLSHWLTIGGDYRFRIDSLGGSVPNYYQYTGPTSMPVAAPGFDPKNDTLMTNRFGLNLKAKATQDVSISARLLMYKVFGMETSAPVNAGFFADRMQTLDGTIGHVPIDNTLRVDQVYATWNNIGGQPIWFSVGRRPSTGGSPTHVRQNGDRPGNGGVPGLLVDYAFDGMTLGVAPEIDALPGAFGKICYGRGFEAGYGSGSNSLNDTEMLGFQLVPVDTDPLRIDFQYNRGFNIFDNPNAVGNQLGDMDWIGVGLLSTLKKVGPGNLTSFASGGLSMTHPNGNHALLAGAGSPDSGAGLLVNGPDTSGHTGWSVYAGLRYDLPTGTKIGAEYNHGSEFWMPFDPAADDMWTSKLGTRGNVYEAYLIQELPLQPISSFNAKTFVRLGYQYYDFTYTGSNNWVGAPVKISDLAASPMNAQMFAPLKSAHDIYATFEVKL from the coding sequence ATGCCTAGACCGATCGCAGCACTGCTCGCGCTGACGGCGCTGACGAGCCTCGCGGGCGCGCCGCTGGCTCGCGCCGAGGACGCGCAGCAGCAGAAGATCGACGACCTCACGAAGAAGGTCGAAGCCCTCGAGCAGCGCGTCAAGAAGGACGAGGACAAGTCCCTCAGCCACTGGCTGACGATCGGCGGCGACTACCGCTTCCGGATCGACTCGCTGGGCGGCTCGGTGCCGAACTACTACCAGTACACCGGCCCGACCTCGATGCCGGTCGCCGCGCCCGGGTTCGACCCGAAGAACGACACGCTGATGACCAACCGCTTCGGCCTGAACCTCAAGGCCAAGGCGACGCAGGACGTGAGCATCTCGGCCCGCCTGCTCATGTACAAGGTCTTCGGCATGGAGACGTCGGCGCCCGTGAACGCCGGCTTCTTCGCCGACCGGATGCAGACGCTCGACGGCACCATCGGTCACGTGCCGATCGACAACACCCTGCGCGTGGACCAGGTGTACGCGACCTGGAACAACATCGGCGGCCAGCCGATCTGGTTCTCGGTCGGTCGTCGCCCCTCCACCGGCGGCTCGCCCACCCACGTCCGCCAGAACGGCGACCGCCCGGGTAACGGCGGCGTGCCCGGCCTGCTCGTGGACTACGCCTTCGACGGCATGACGCTCGGGGTCGCCCCCGAGATCGACGCCCTCCCCGGCGCCTTCGGCAAGATCTGCTACGGCCGCGGCTTCGAGGCCGGCTACGGCAGCGGGAGCAACTCGCTCAACGACACCGAGATGCTCGGCTTCCAGCTCGTGCCCGTGGACACCGACCCGCTCCGCATCGACTTCCAGTACAACCGCGGCTTCAACATCTTCGACAACCCGAACGCCGTCGGCAACCAGCTCGGCGACATGGACTGGATCGGCGTCGGCCTCCTCAGCACGCTCAAGAAGGTGGGCCCCGGCAACCTGACCTCGTTCGCGAGCGGCGGCCTCAGCATGACCCACCCGAACGGGAACCACGCGCTCCTCGCCGGCGCGGGCTCGCCCGACTCCGGCGCCGGCCTCCTCGTGAACGGCCCCGACACCAGCGGCCACACCGGCTGGTCGGTCTACGCCGGCCTCCGCTACGACCTGCCCACCGGCACCAAGATCGGCGCCGAGTACAACCACGGCTCCGAGTTCTGGATGCCGTTCGACCCGGCCGCCGACGACATGTGGACGAGCAAGCTCGGCACGCGCGGCAACGTCTACGAGGCGTACCTGATCCAGGAGCTCCCGCTCCAGCCGATCTCCTCGTTCAACGCCAAGACCTTCGTGCGGCTCGGCTACCAGTACTACGACTTCACCTACACCGGCAGCAACAACTGGGTCGGCGCGCCGGTGAAGATCTCCGACCTCGCGGCGAGCCCGATGAACGCCCAGATGTTCGCGCCCCTCAAGTCGGCGCACGACATCTACGCGACGTTCGAGGTGAAGCTCTAG
- the hypE gene encoding hydrogenase expression/formation protein HypE, with amino-acid sequence MSAADRVGLRHGAGGRAMRRLIEEVFLGLGGPVEDGVGLAAMDDGAAIRVGDQWVVMTTDSHVVHPRFFPGGDIGRLSISGCVNDLAMMGATEPLGLTCAVIIEEGFPREELERIRDSMQQACRESGANIVTGDTKVMGKGEVDGIVLNTAGFAVTRRVVTDAGLRAGDKLIVTGAIGDHGMAVMTRRHGLDIEGDLRSDVAPINRLVRAALDAGGDDVVAMKDPTRGGVASVLHEFAEKGKVGVVVDEQSLPVHAEVRAAGEMLGIDPLVVANEGKAVIGVRAGSAEKVLAALRAHPLGREAAIIGAAVAERPGQVIVDTGFGRRLLAEIEGEPLPRIC; translated from the coding sequence ATGTCGGCAGCGGATCGGGTGGGCCTGCGCCACGGCGCGGGCGGGCGGGCGATGCGCCGGCTCATCGAGGAGGTGTTCCTCGGGCTCGGCGGACCGGTGGAGGACGGGGTCGGGCTCGCCGCCATGGACGACGGCGCGGCCATCCGCGTCGGCGACCAGTGGGTGGTGATGACCACCGACAGCCACGTGGTCCACCCCCGCTTCTTCCCCGGCGGCGACATCGGCCGGCTCAGCATCTCGGGCTGCGTCAACGACCTCGCCATGATGGGCGCGACCGAGCCGCTCGGCCTCACCTGCGCCGTGATCATCGAGGAGGGCTTCCCGCGCGAGGAGCTGGAGCGGATCCGCGACTCGATGCAGCAGGCCTGCCGGGAGTCGGGCGCCAACATCGTCACCGGCGACACCAAGGTGATGGGCAAGGGCGAGGTGGACGGCATCGTCCTCAACACCGCCGGCTTCGCGGTGACCCGCCGGGTGGTGACCGACGCCGGCCTGCGCGCCGGCGACAAGCTCATCGTCACCGGCGCCATCGGCGACCACGGCATGGCGGTGATGACGCGCCGGCACGGCCTCGACATCGAGGGCGACCTCCGGAGCGACGTCGCCCCCATCAACCGGCTCGTCCGGGCCGCGCTCGACGCCGGCGGCGACGACGTGGTGGCGATGAAGGACCCGACCCGCGGCGGCGTCGCCTCGGTGCTCCACGAGTTCGCCGAGAAGGGCAAGGTGGGCGTGGTGGTGGACGAGCAGAGCCTGCCGGTGCACGCCGAGGTGCGGGCCGCCGGCGAGATGCTCGGCATCGACCCGCTCGTGGTCGCCAACGAGGGCAAGGCGGTCATCGGCGTCCGCGCCGGCTCGGCCGAGAAGGTGCTGGCCGCGCTCCGCGCCCACCCGCTCGGCCGCGAGGCGGCGATCATCGGCGCCGCGGTCGCCGAGCGGCCCGGCCAGGTGATCGTGGACACCGGCTTCGGCCGGCGCCTCCTCGCCGAGATCGAGGGCGAGCCGCTCCCCCGGATCTGCTGA
- a CDS encoding cytochrome C: MNNLARLGAALAALIWAGGARAGEHPGRAQIEKDGYRGPSTCEACHPGKAKEILGTVHWKHASKVDNVEHLDPKVEHGMKDRIYTMCNGNDVVNDLKEIPKNAAGKTKLTGCNTCHPGNHLEGVGSTGPAAEAAVDCLICHSSAYDLRQRKPYKDPQGRVLMGQDRSTQAALAVGKPTVKNCMFCHESAGGGVLVKRGFAFNKENDVHAARGMVCVDCHGSKDHRIPTGFDPNNWANDGVRVACTDCHGEKPHKSADYNRHVARIACQTCHIPRTGGAVAKDFTEWTRGSDQFYEPTTLKREANETTPVYAWYDKTVRNEPRFIGPHGSRKDGKSKIYPFKIYMGKAYYDRGTGQLLSMDFAPPMATGDTRAGVASAARTLGMKEPERVAKEAVPGWQTVYFGSNHLVTRGKALNCSNCHGPNGVLDFRSLGYSDAEVTKLTNPDFWFEQLIEAQKSEW; this comes from the coding sequence ATGAACAACCTGGCACGACTCGGCGCGGCGCTCGCCGCGCTGATCTGGGCAGGCGGCGCCCGGGCCGGAGAGCACCCCGGCCGGGCGCAGATCGAGAAGGACGGCTACCGCGGTCCTTCCACCTGCGAGGCCTGTCACCCCGGCAAGGCCAAGGAGATCCTCGGCACGGTCCACTGGAAGCACGCCTCCAAGGTGGACAACGTGGAGCACCTCGACCCGAAGGTCGAGCACGGGATGAAGGATCGCATCTACACCATGTGCAACGGCAACGACGTGGTGAACGATCTGAAGGAGATCCCGAAGAACGCCGCCGGCAAGACCAAGCTCACCGGCTGCAACACCTGCCACCCCGGCAACCACCTCGAGGGCGTCGGCAGCACCGGGCCCGCGGCCGAGGCGGCCGTGGACTGCCTCATCTGCCACTCCAGCGCCTACGACCTGCGGCAGCGCAAGCCGTACAAGGACCCGCAGGGCCGGGTGCTGATGGGCCAGGACCGGAGCACGCAGGCGGCGCTCGCGGTCGGCAAGCCCACCGTCAAGAACTGCATGTTCTGCCACGAGTCGGCCGGCGGCGGCGTCCTGGTGAAGCGCGGGTTCGCCTTCAACAAGGAGAACGACGTCCACGCCGCCAGGGGCATGGTCTGCGTGGACTGCCACGGGTCGAAGGACCACCGCATCCCCACCGGCTTCGACCCGAACAACTGGGCCAACGACGGCGTGCGGGTGGCCTGCACCGACTGCCACGGCGAGAAGCCGCACAAGAGCGCCGACTACAACCGGCACGTCGCCCGGATCGCCTGCCAGACCTGCCACATTCCCCGCACCGGCGGGGCGGTGGCCAAGGACTTCACCGAGTGGACGCGCGGCTCGGACCAGTTCTACGAGCCGACCACGCTCAAGCGTGAGGCCAACGAGACCACCCCGGTCTACGCCTGGTACGACAAGACGGTCCGCAACGAGCCTCGGTTCATCGGGCCCCACGGCAGCCGCAAGGACGGGAAGAGCAAGATCTACCCGTTCAAGATCTACATGGGGAAGGCCTACTACGACCGCGGCACCGGCCAGCTGCTCTCGATGGACTTCGCGCCGCCCATGGCCACCGGCGACACCCGCGCCGGCGTGGCGTCGGCCGCCCGGACCCTCGGGATGAAGGAGCCGGAGCGGGTCGCCAAGGAGGCGGTGCCGGGCTGGCAGACCGTCTACTTCGGCAGCAACCACCTCGTGACCCGCGGCAAGGCGCTCAACTGCTCCAACTGCCACGGCCCGAACGGCGTGCTCGACTTCCGCAGCCTCGGCTACTCCGACGCCGAGGTGACGAAGCTCACCAACCCGGACTTCTGGTTCGAGCAGCTCATCGAGGCCCAGAAGTCGGAGTGGTGA
- a CDS encoding hydrogenase maturation nickel metallochaperone HypA/HybF, whose amino-acid sequence MHEYSLVQAVVERIEEEVQKQRALAVHALTVSVGELGGVDPELFRTAFETFRQGTVCEKAALTVRVVPATWSCPACGKAIEKGAVLRCPACDLPAKMGEGSDGLTLDRVELEVP is encoded by the coding sequence ATGCACGAGTACTCGCTGGTCCAGGCGGTGGTGGAGCGGATCGAGGAGGAGGTCCAGAAGCAGCGGGCCCTCGCCGTGCACGCGCTCACGGTCTCCGTGGGCGAGCTCGGCGGCGTCGACCCGGAGCTCTTCCGGACCGCCTTCGAGACCTTCCGCCAGGGGACGGTCTGCGAGAAGGCGGCGCTCACGGTGCGCGTGGTCCCGGCCACCTGGAGCTGCCCGGCCTGCGGCAAGGCCATCGAGAAGGGGGCGGTGCTGCGCTGCCCCGCCTGCGATCTGCCCGCGAAGATGGGCGAAGGTTCCGACGGATTGACGCTCGACCGAGTCGAGCTGGAGGTGCCCTAG